The DNA window TCTTTGCGCCGAACCGCTCTCGCATGACCGTCGACCAGATGCGGCGCGCCGCCCGCAGCTTGGCGATCTCCTCGAAGAAGTCGTTGTGGATGTCGAAGAAGAACGACAGGCGCGGCGCGAAGCTGTCCACGTCGAGCCCCCGCGCGACACACGCCTGCACGTACCCGAACCCGTCGGCGAGCGTGAAGGCGAGCTCCTGGACGGCCGTCGAGCCCGCCTCGCGGATGTGGTAGCCCGAGATCGAGACCGGATTGAACTTCGGCACGTGCTGCGAGCAGAACTCGATAGTATCCACCACGATGCGCACCGCCGACTCCGGCGGCGAGATCCACTCCTTCTGCGCGATGAACTCCTTGAGCATGTCGTTCTGCATGGTGCCGCCGATCTGTTCCCACGACACGCCTTGCTTGTCGGCCAGCGCCAGGTACATGGCCAGGGCCACAGAGGCCGTGCAGTTGATCGTCATCGACGTCGTGACCCGGTCGAGCGGGATGTCGCGGAAGAGCACTTCGAAGTCGGCGAGCGTCGAGACCGAGACGCCCTCGCGCCCCACCTCGCCGCGGGCGCGCGCATGATCGGCGTCGTAGCCCATGAGGGCGGGCATGTCGAAGGCGGTGCTGAGGCCCGTCTGCCCCTGCTCGAGGAGGTACTTGAACCGGGCGTTGGTGTCCTTGGGCCTTCCGAAGCCCGCGAACATCCGCATGGTCCAGAGCTTGCCGCGATACATGGACGGGTACGGCCCGCGCGTGTAGGGGAACTCGCCCGGGTACCCGAGCTTGTCCTCGTACCGCCAGCCCTGGAGGTCCTCCGGCGTGTAGAGCGGCTGGATGGGGATCCCGGAGAGCGACTCGTACGGCACGGCCCTCTCCGGCGAGCCGTCGACGAACGGCCCGTACGTGTCCTTCTCCCAGCGCTCCTTGCCCTCGGCCATGGTCTCCTCCTTACCCAGCCCTCGCCTCGCCGTGCTCCTCGCCTGCGGCTCGTCGGCCACGTCTCAGCTCAAACTACCGTCGCCTAGGAGCCCGCCGCCGCGCCCGAGAGCAGGTGTCGGGCGATGACGAGCTTTTGGATCTGCGAGGTGCCCTCGTAGATTTGGGTGATCTTCGCGTCCCGGAAGTGCCGCTCGACCTGGTACTCCTTGATGAAGCCGTAGCCGCCGTGGACCTGCACGGCGTCCGTCGTGACGCGCATGGCCATCTCGGAGGCGAAGAGCTTCGCCATCGCCGCTTGGGGCCCGAAGGGCTCGCCCCTGTCCTTGAGGAACGCCGCGCGCAACGTGAGCAGGCGCGCCGCCTCAATCGCGGTCGCCATGTCGGCCAGCATCCACTGGACCATTTGGTGCCGGCCGATCGGCACGCCGAAGCTCTTGCGCTCCCGCGCGTAGCCGAGCGCGGCCTCGTACGCCGCGACGGCGATGCCGACGGCCTGCGCGGCGATGCCGATGCGGCCGCCGTCGATCGTCGTCATGGCGATCTTGAACCCCTGCCCCTCCTCGCCGAGCCGGCAGGACGCAGGCACGCGGCAGCTCTCGAAGAGAAGCTCGGCCGTGTCGGAGGCGCGGATGCCGAGCTTGTCCTCGGTCTTGACGACGGTGAAGCCCGGCGTGCCTTTCTCGACGAGGAAGGCGCTGATCCCGCGGGGGCCCTTGGCCCGGTCCGTCTGGGCGAAGACGAGCGCGGCGGCGGCCTCCTTCCCGTTGCTGACGAAGATCTTCCGGCCGTCGAGGACGTACGCGTCGCCGTCGCGGCGGGCGAGCGTGCTCTGGTTGGTGGCGTCGGAGCCCGCCTCAGGCTCGGTCAACGAGAAGCAGCCGAGCTTCTGCCCGGAGGCGAACGGGGCCAGGAAGCGACGCTTCTGCTCCTCCGAGCCGAACTTGGCGAGGGGGTCGCAGTAGAGCGAGTTGTTCACCGTCATGATGACGCCGTGCGAGGCGCAGCCGCGCGAGACTTCTTCGAGCGCCACCGCGTAGGCGACGGTGTCGCCGCCGCTCCCACCCCAGGCCTCGGCCACGGCGATGCCCATGAGCCCGAGCTCGCCCATGCGCCGCACGGTCTCCCGCGGAAAGCGCGCCTCGCGGTCGATGGCTGGGGCGATGGGGCGGACTTCCTTCTCGGCGAAGTCCCGGGCCACCGCCTGGATCATCTTCTGCTCGTCAGTGAGCTCGATCCGCATTCTGTTCCCCGATCTTCCCTCAATCGCCCTTGTTCAACTCAGCCCTCGCCTCGCGGCTGTGCCGCTCAGCTCGAAAGGCGGGCCCCGTCTCAGCTCGAACTACTTTTCCAGGAGCTTCTTGAATTCCTGCTCCAGCAGGGGCGCAACCTCGAAGAGGTCGCCCACGATGCCGTAGTCGGCGATCTTGAAGATCGGCGCCTCCGGGTCCTTGTTGATGGCGCAGATCACCTTGGAGGTCCGCATTCCCGCCAGGTGCTGAATGGCGCCCGAGATGCCGAAGCCCAGGTACAGCTTCGGCGAGATGGTCCGCCCCGTCTGGCCGATCTGGAAGCGGTGCGGCCGCCACCCGGCGTCCACCGCCGCGCGCGAGGCGCCGACGGCCGCGCCGATCACCTTCGCGAGCGATTCCAGGATCACGAAGTTCTCCGGCCCCTTGAGCCCGCGACCGCCCGAGACCACGATCTCCGCCTCGGCCAGCTCCGGCAGGCCCGTGGAGGACTCCTCGCGGCGCTCCACCAGGCTCATGGCGGCGGCGGGCAGCGTGACCGCGGGCTTCTCCACCGAGGCCACCGCTCCCGGCTGCGAGTCGGCCGGCTTGAAGACGTTGGGCCGGAGCGTCGCGAGCCACGGCGTCTTCGCCCATGTCATCTTCGAAAGCAGCTTGCCCGCGTAGACCGGCCGCGTCGCGATCAGCTTGCCGTCCTCGAGCGTCAGCGCCGTCGAATCTGCGGAGAGCCCCGCGCCGAGGCGGGCGGCCAGCCGCGCCATGACCTCGCGCTGCCGCGCCGTCACCGCGCCGAAGAAGGCCTGAGGCGATTCCTTCTGGCAGAGCTCCGCCAGCACCGGGGCCCACACTTCCCCACGGTACGGAGCGAACGCGGGATTCTCGAGGAGCAGGACGCGCTTCGCGCCCCACTGCCCGAGCTGCGCGATGCCGGCGTCGGTGGCCGTGTCCGTCAGCCACACTGCCTCGGCCGGAGCGCCCATCTGCTTTGCCAAGCGCGATGCCTCGCCCAGCACCTCGGCCATGACCTTCTTCGGATTGCCCTGCCTGTCGTCCTCGACCAGAGACCAGAAAGAACCCGCCATGAGATTCGTTTCTCCCGTTGAGTGTTCTAGATGGCCTTCGCGTCTTCGCGAAGGGCGCGGACGAGTTCCTTGGCGGCCTCCGCCAGCTCGCCTGGGATGATGCGCCCCGGGGGCCGCGGCGGCAGCGCCTCGAGCTTGATGACCGACAGCGCCGGTGTCTCGGCCGTGAGGCCGAGATCGGCGGTCTTGACGTCCTTGATCTCCTTCTTCTTGGCTCCCATGATGCCCTTCAGCGTCGGGTACCGCGGCTCGTTCAAGCCCTTCTGGGCCGACACCACCGCGGGCAGCGGCAGGTCGAAAAGCTCGAGCCCACCCTCGACCTGGCGGCCGACGCGGATAGCCTTGCCGGCCTCGTCCACCGACGCCTCCATGATCCAGGACGCGCAGGGCCAACCCAGCAGCTCGGCGACGCCCG is part of the Candidatus Methylomirabilota bacterium genome and encodes:
- a CDS encoding electron transfer flavoprotein subunit beta/FixA family protein, coding for MKILVMIKQVPDTATQVKIGSDPKAIDTAGITWIVSPYDEYALEEGLRIKEKRGQGEVVAVSLGPDRVKEALRSCLAMGADRAIHLNDPAWELVDTLMTARALAAVIKQEAPALALFGRQAIDDDMGAVGAGVAELLGWPCASWIMEASVDEAGKAIRVGRQVEGGLELFDLPLPAVVSAQKGLNEPRYPTLKGIMGAKKKEIKDVKTADLGLTAETPALSVIKLEALPPRPPGRIIPGELAEAAKELVRALREDAKAI
- a CDS encoding electron transfer flavoprotein subunit alpha/FixB family protein, translating into MAGSFWSLVEDDRQGNPKKVMAEVLGEASRLAKQMGAPAEAVWLTDTATDAGIAQLGQWGAKRVLLLENPAFAPYRGEVWAPVLAELCQKESPQAFFGAVTARQREVMARLAARLGAGLSADSTALTLEDGKLIATRPVYAGKLLSKMTWAKTPWLATLRPNVFKPADSQPGAVASVEKPAVTLPAAAMSLVERREESSTGLPELAEAEIVVSGGRGLKGPENFVILESLAKVIGAAVGASRAAVDAGWRPHRFQIGQTGRTISPKLYLGFGISGAIQHLAGMRTSKVICAINKDPEAPIFKIADYGIVGDLFEVAPLLEQEFKKLLEK
- a CDS encoding methylmalonyl-CoA mutase family protein; this encodes MAEGKERWEKDTYGPFVDGSPERAVPYESLSGIPIQPLYTPEDLQGWRYEDKLGYPGEFPYTRGPYPSMYRGKLWTMRMFAGFGRPKDTNARFKYLLEQGQTGLSTAFDMPALMGYDADHARARGEVGREGVSVSTLADFEVLFRDIPLDRVTTSMTINCTASVALAMYLALADKQGVSWEQIGGTMQNDMLKEFIAQKEWISPPESAVRIVVDTIEFCSQHVPKFNPVSISGYHIREAGSTAVQELAFTLADGFGYVQACVARGLDVDSFAPRLSFFFDIHNDFFEEIAKLRAARRIWSTVMRERFGAKKAESMRLRTHTQTAGVSATAQQPLNNIARVAIQALAAVLGGAQSLHTNSFDEVLALPTEEAVTVALRTQQIIAEETGAPLTIDPLGGAYFLERLTDQMEEQAMGYIRKIDEMGGIIRAIDSGYPQHEIADAAYRYQLLDDRGRKIVVGVNKYVMADLKPVEYLKLDEAIEREQVEAVRATKASRDTARVEKRLKQLADACRGGQNVMPVLVDAVKDYVSLGEISDVYRQVFGLYREPIIF
- a CDS encoding acyl-CoA dehydrogenase, producing MRIELTDEQKMIQAVARDFAEKEVRPIAPAIDREARFPRETVRRMGELGLMGIAVAEAWGGSGGDTVAYAVALEEVSRGCASHGVIMTVNNSLYCDPLAKFGSEEQKRRFLAPFASGQKLGCFSLTEPEAGSDATNQSTLARRDGDAYVLDGRKIFVSNGKEAAAALVFAQTDRAKGPRGISAFLVEKGTPGFTVVKTEDKLGIRASDTAELLFESCRVPASCRLGEEGQGFKIAMTTIDGGRIGIAAQAVGIAVAAYEAALGYARERKSFGVPIGRHQMVQWMLADMATAIEAARLLTLRAAFLKDRGEPFGPQAAMAKLFASEMAMRVTTDAVQVHGGYGFIKEYQVERHFRDAKITQIYEGTSQIQKLVIARHLLSGAAAGS